In Flavobacterium lacustre, a genomic segment contains:
- a CDS encoding pyridoxal phosphate-dependent aminotransferase, giving the protein MPEISNRGKQMPESPIRKLAPFAEMAKKKGHKVYHLNIGQPDIKSPEAAIQAIKNIDLTIIEYGPSAGYESYRKKLAEFYINQNVKVSFEDIMITTGGSEALLFALGSIMDQGDEIIIPEPFYANYSAFSAESGATVVPVVSTIESGFALPPIEEFEKLITPKTKAILICNPSNPTGHLYSESEILQLGKLAKQYDLFLIADEVYREFIYDDDIHYSVMNLEGLEQNVIMIDSVSKRYSMCGARIGCMVTKNREVISAAMKFAQARLCPPTIEQIACEAAIDTPQRYFDEVISEYKERRDTLISELNKIEGVIVTKPKAAFYCIAQLPVDNTDDFAQWLLESYDLNGETVMVAPAAGFYSTPGMGLNQVRIAYVLKREDLVSAVRILKEAIPVYNSRKN; this is encoded by the coding sequence GCTGAAATGGCAAAGAAAAAAGGTCATAAAGTATACCATTTAAACATAGGTCAACCTGATATAAAAAGTCCAGAAGCAGCCATTCAAGCCATCAAAAATATTGACTTAACTATTATTGAATATGGTCCTTCAGCTGGTTATGAAAGTTACAGAAAAAAATTAGCTGAATTTTACATCAATCAAAATGTAAAAGTATCTTTTGAAGACATCATGATCACAACAGGTGGTTCTGAAGCGCTTCTATTTGCTTTGGGAAGTATTATGGATCAGGGAGATGAAATCATTATTCCGGAACCTTTTTATGCTAATTACAGTGCGTTTTCAGCAGAATCCGGCGCTACTGTAGTTCCGGTAGTTTCAACTATTGAATCCGGATTTGCATTGCCTCCTATTGAGGAATTTGAGAAATTGATTACGCCAAAGACCAAAGCAATTTTGATTTGTAATCCAAGTAACCCAACGGGTCATTTGTATTCTGAATCAGAAATTTTACAATTGGGTAAGCTGGCGAAACAATACGATTTGTTCCTGATTGCAGATGAGGTTTATAGAGAATTTATATACGATGACGATATTCATTATTCTGTGATGAATCTTGAAGGATTAGAACAAAATGTCATCATGATAGATTCTGTATCTAAGCGATATAGTATGTGTGGGGCAAGAATTGGTTGTATGGTTACAAAAAATAGAGAGGTGATATCGGCAGCAATGAAATTTGCTCAAGCTCGTTTGTGTCCGCCAACAATTGAACAAATAGCTTGTGAAGCAGCAATAGATACTCCGCAGCGTTATTTTGACGAAGTAATTTCAGAATACAAAGAGCGAAGAGATACTCTAATTTCAGAATTGAATAAAATTGAAGGTGTGATTGTAACCAAACCTAAAGCTGCATTTTACTGTATTGCACAACTTCCTGTTGACAATACAGATGATTTTGCACAATGGCTTTTAGAAAGTTATGATTTGAATGGGGAAACTGTTATGGTGGCTCCCGCTGCCGGTTTTTATTCGACACCAGGAATGGGACTCAATCAAGTGCGTATTGCTTATGTTCTTAAAAGAGAAGATTTAGTAAGTGCAGTTCGTATACTTAAGGAGGCTATTCCGGTATACAATTCAAGAAAGAACTAA
- a CDS encoding YchJ family protein produces the protein MISKKCYCGASKAFKECCEIYINGIQKAPTAEALMRSRYAAYATHNADYLVATTHILQRKHHSKKDILDWATANQWLRLEILKTTENTVEFKAYYLNSEQQQSYIHHEKSTFIFENESWFYVDGTFH, from the coding sequence ATGATTTCTAAAAAATGCTATTGTGGAGCTTCAAAAGCGTTCAAAGAATGCTGCGAAATCTATATAAACGGAATTCAAAAAGCACCAACCGCCGAAGCTTTGATGCGTTCCAGATACGCTGCTTATGCCACTCATAATGCCGATTATTTAGTCGCTACAACACACATTTTGCAAAGAAAACACCATTCTAAAAAAGACATTTTAGATTGGGCAACTGCTAATCAATGGTTGCGATTAGAGATTCTGAAAACAACTGAAAATACAGTAGAATTCAAAGCCTATTATCTAAATAGCGAACAACAACAATCATACATTCATCATGAAAAATCTACTTTTATATTCGAAAACGAGAGTTGGTTTTATGTTGATGGTACATTTCATTAA